A region from the Ctenopharyngodon idella isolate HZGC_01 chromosome 13, HZGC01, whole genome shotgun sequence genome encodes:
- the vsir gene encoding V-type immunoglobulin domain-containing suppressor of T-cell activation — MDVFWALLLCVHFLTAVKASGEHHSLSVSVPHRIYECPEGANVTLTCIQSGSKANLADKLFNTWLFTSHSQERCHKGEHPRGSGHTNHSLGVEYITGKKFSIFLQNIKHMDQGKYCCLLVDFNDRHKVEQEAHDLIYLTVVPSMANTRNGSLKCLEWSHSPSDDSVAEGLAIAACVAFILCLPLILMLVYRQRQTVERHRRSHELVRMDSEAQAHENPVFMGDSPQPKPRTVSQIMRQSSETGRHLLSEPGTPFSPNIHGELLFFPAQDPIPESPNLLE, encoded by the exons ATGGATGTATTTTGGGCTCTCTTGCTCTGCGTTCATTTTCTAACTGCAGTTAAAG cGAGCGGTGAGCATCACTCTCTAAGTGTTTCTGTGCCCCATCGGATCTACGAGTGTCCCGAAGGGGCCAATGTCACCCTGACATGCATTCAGTCCGGATCCAAGGCTAACTTGGCGGACAAGCTGTTTAACACCTGGCTCTTCACGTCTCACTCACAGGAGCGCTGCCACAAGGGCGAACATCCGCGTGGGTCCGGTCACACCAACCACTCTCTGGGAGTGGAATACATCACCGGTAAAAAGTTCTCCATCTTCTTGCAGAACATCAAGCACATGGACCAGGGCAAATACTGCTGCCTGCTTGTGGACTTTAATGACAGACACAAGGTCGAGCAGGAGGCCCATGACTTAATCTACCTGACTGTGGTGCCAT CAATGGCAAATACTCGCAACGGCAGTCTGAAGTGTTTGGAGTGGTCTCACAGTCCTTCAGATG acTCAGTtgctgaaggtctggctatcgCAGCCTGCGTAGCTTTCATTCTGTGCCTCCCGCTCATATTGATGCTAGTTTACAGACAGAGACAAACAGTAGAGCGTCACAGAC GTTCACATGAGCTGGTGCGTATGGACAG tGAAGCACAGGCACATGAGAACCCAGTGTTTATGGGCGATTCTCCACAACCTAAACCCCGCACTGTATCCCAAATCATGAGGCAGTCATCTGAAACAGGACGCCACCTCCTGTCGGAACCCGGAACTCCATTCTCCCCAAACATACACGGGGAATTGTTGTTCTTCCCAGCACAGG ATCCCATTCCTGAGTCTCCCAACTTGTTGGAATAA